In Triplophysa rosa linkage group LG18, Trosa_1v2, whole genome shotgun sequence, a genomic segment contains:
- the csnk1db gene encoding casein kinase I isoform X2, translating into MELRVGNRYRLGRKIGSGSFGDIYLGTDISVGEEVAIKLECVKTKHPQLHIESKIYKMMQGGVGIPTIKWCGAEGDYNVMVMELLGPSLEDLFNFCSRKFSLKTVLLLADQMISRIEYIHSKNFIHRDVKPDNFLMGLGKKGNLVYIIDFGLAKKYRDARTHQHIPYRENKNLTGTARYASINTHLGIEQSRRDDLESLGYVLMYFNLGSLPWQGLKAATKRQKYERISEKKMSTPIEVLCKGYPSEFATYLNFCRSLRFDDKPDYSYLRQLFRNLFHRQGFSYDYVFDWNMLKFGANRTAEEADRERRERDERMRHSRNPAARGIPAASGRPRPTQDGAAPTPLTPTSHTANTSSPRPVTGMERERKVSMRLHRGAPVNVSSSDLTGRQDTSRMSTSQNSIPFDHHGK; encoded by the exons ATGGAGCTACGAGTTGGGAACAGATACAGACTGGGCAGAAAAATTGGAAGTGGATCGTTTGGAGACATTTATTTGG GCACGGACATTTCTGTTGGAGAGGAAGTGGCCATCAAACTGGAATGTGTGAAGACGAAACACCCACAGCTCCACATCGAGAGCAAAATTTACAAGATGATGCAGGGTGGAG TGGGCATCCCTACCATAAAGTGGTGTGGTGCAGAAGGAGATTATAATGTGATGGTGATGGAGCTGCTTGGCCCCAGTCTGGAGGACCTTTTCAATTTCTGCTCCAGAAAGTTCAGCCTGAAGACAGTCCTGCTGCTGGCTGATCAGATG ATAAGCCGCATCGAGTACATCCACTCCAAGAACTTCATTCACAGAGATGTGAAGCCTGATAACTTTCTGATGGGCCTGGGGAAGAAAGGCAACCTTGTCTACATCATTGACTTCGGACTGGCCAAGAAATACCGTGACGCACGGACACACCAGCACATTCCATATCGAGAGAACAAGAATCTCACGGGCACTGCACGCTATGCCTCCATCAACACACATCTTGGCATTG AGCAGTCTCGGCGTGATGACCTGGAGTCTCTCGGTTATGTGCTCATGTACTTCAACTTGGGCTCGCTGCCCTGGCAGGGACTAAAAGCCGCCACCAAGAGACAGAAGTATGAGCGCATCAGTGAGAAGAAAATGTCCACCCCCATTGAAGTTCTCTGCAAGGGCTACCCAT CTGAATTTGCCACTTACCTCAACTTCTGTCGGTCACTGCGATTTGATGACAAGCCAGACTATTCTTACCTGAGGCAGCTCTTCAGGAATCTGTTCCACAGACAAGGCTTTTCCTACGACTACGTGTTTGATTGGAACATGCTTAAGTTT ggTGCCAACCGTACAGCAGAGGAGGCAGACcgtgagaggagagagagggatgaGCGGATGAGGCATAGCAGGAATCCTGCCGCTCGAGGAATCCCAGCAGCCTCAGGCAGACCCCGTCCCACACAGGATGGAGCTGCACCCACCCCACTCACGCCCACCTCtcacacag CAAACACATCCTCCCCAAGACCAGTCACTGGCATGGAGCGCGAGCGGAAAGTCAGCATGCGGCTTCATCGCGGCGCTCCGGTGAACGTGTCATCCTCAGACCTGACGGGACGGCAAGACACTTCCCGCATGTCCACATCACAG aataGCATTCCCTTCGATCATCACGGCAAGTAG
- the csnk1db gene encoding casein kinase I isoform X1, with translation MELRVGNRYRLGRKIGSGSFGDIYLGTCRTSFGVSVQTNTGSSSCQEHTVVKLTDPVLNGTDISVGEEVAIKLECVKTKHPQLHIESKIYKMMQGGVGIPTIKWCGAEGDYNVMVMELLGPSLEDLFNFCSRKFSLKTVLLLADQMISRIEYIHSKNFIHRDVKPDNFLMGLGKKGNLVYIIDFGLAKKYRDARTHQHIPYRENKNLTGTARYASINTHLGIEQSRRDDLESLGYVLMYFNLGSLPWQGLKAATKRQKYERISEKKMSTPIEVLCKGYPSEFATYLNFCRSLRFDDKPDYSYLRQLFRNLFHRQGFSYDYVFDWNMLKFGANRTAEEADRERRERDERMRHSRNPAARGIPAASGRPRPTQDGAAPTPLTPTSHTANTSSPRPVTGMERERKVSMRLHRGAPVNVSSSDLTGRQDTSRMSTSQNSIPFDHHGK, from the exons ATGGAGCTACGAGTTGGGAACAGATACAGACTGGGCAGAAAAATTGGAAGTGGATCGTTTGGAGACATTTATTTGG GAACTTGCAGAACAAGTTTTGGAGTTTCTGTTCAGACGAACACGGGTAGTAGCTCGTGCCAGGAGCATACAGTTGTAAAACTGACAGACCCAGTCCTGAATG GCACGGACATTTCTGTTGGAGAGGAAGTGGCCATCAAACTGGAATGTGTGAAGACGAAACACCCACAGCTCCACATCGAGAGCAAAATTTACAAGATGATGCAGGGTGGAG TGGGCATCCCTACCATAAAGTGGTGTGGTGCAGAAGGAGATTATAATGTGATGGTGATGGAGCTGCTTGGCCCCAGTCTGGAGGACCTTTTCAATTTCTGCTCCAGAAAGTTCAGCCTGAAGACAGTCCTGCTGCTGGCTGATCAGATG ATAAGCCGCATCGAGTACATCCACTCCAAGAACTTCATTCACAGAGATGTGAAGCCTGATAACTTTCTGATGGGCCTGGGGAAGAAAGGCAACCTTGTCTACATCATTGACTTCGGACTGGCCAAGAAATACCGTGACGCACGGACACACCAGCACATTCCATATCGAGAGAACAAGAATCTCACGGGCACTGCACGCTATGCCTCCATCAACACACATCTTGGCATTG AGCAGTCTCGGCGTGATGACCTGGAGTCTCTCGGTTATGTGCTCATGTACTTCAACTTGGGCTCGCTGCCCTGGCAGGGACTAAAAGCCGCCACCAAGAGACAGAAGTATGAGCGCATCAGTGAGAAGAAAATGTCCACCCCCATTGAAGTTCTCTGCAAGGGCTACCCAT CTGAATTTGCCACTTACCTCAACTTCTGTCGGTCACTGCGATTTGATGACAAGCCAGACTATTCTTACCTGAGGCAGCTCTTCAGGAATCTGTTCCACAGACAAGGCTTTTCCTACGACTACGTGTTTGATTGGAACATGCTTAAGTTT ggTGCCAACCGTACAGCAGAGGAGGCAGACcgtgagaggagagagagggatgaGCGGATGAGGCATAGCAGGAATCCTGCCGCTCGAGGAATCCCAGCAGCCTCAGGCAGACCCCGTCCCACACAGGATGGAGCTGCACCCACCCCACTCACGCCCACCTCtcacacag CAAACACATCCTCCCCAAGACCAGTCACTGGCATGGAGCGCGAGCGGAAAGTCAGCATGCGGCTTCATCGCGGCGCTCCGGTGAACGTGTCATCCTCAGACCTGACGGGACGGCAAGACACTTCCCGCATGTCCACATCACAG aataGCATTCCCTTCGATCATCACGGCAAGTAG